A stretch of DNA from Ranitomeya variabilis isolate aRanVar5 chromosome 1, aRanVar5.hap1, whole genome shotgun sequence:
AAGTCATGCTCTTCATTAGAAAAAATGGATCCCCTGTTCTGCCTCTGGTAGCGCCTTCCCCCATATCTTCTTCGTCTCCTGCGGCGCTGCTGGGAGGATTTGTAGTTTTTTACTAGCAACAAGTTGATCAGCCCCAACAGACACTCCAGGGAGTTAAAAATGGTGGAAATAACCAAACCCCGCTGGTAATCCTTGAGCTTCTGGCACTTGGTGGTACTGCTGCCTGCCCCAGGAGTTGGTTGCTGCAGACAAAAGTGTGAGTACTTCCGTTCCACAAGTGACACAGTATCCCCATCTATCACTGCACCAGCAAAGGCGCTCAACACTCCCAACATGAAGACCAGCACGCCAAGGAGGAGGAAGTTCTGGCTGCCGGGTTTACTTTCTCCTGATGCATCCTCTCGGCAGCAAAGCAAGGCAGAACCCAATAAAGAAAGGCCGGCTGAAAGCAGTAACCCAGAGTAAAAGGCGCCGGCGGCTGTACCCAGTCGAAATGGCTCACCCTTGAGCTCAGATCCTAGGGAGAAGCACTTGAGGCCCACGGCGGCAGCACTCAGGGCACAGGCAAGCAAGAAGCAGCTGGACAGCGCAGCGCAGGCTCCCCGGACACCCCACTTCATCCTCCGAGCCGGCCTCTCTTCTTCCAGCACCCCCTcctctccttctcctcttcctcctcctcctgtgctccGGCCGGCTCTCTCTCCTCATCCTCCCGTGTCCTCCTCCCCAGCTGCCCTTTCCAGGAAGGAGGTGGTGGGGTCTGGAGAGGACATGCTTTAGGGAGAGAGCTTGTAGAGCTGCATGCACCAAAGCTCAGCCGAGTATCTTGCGTTGCCGAGTCCAGTCAGCGGCGACAGCAGTTGTAGTATCATGCAGCAGCACGGATCTCGCTCACTGCACCTTCCCTGCCTCTGCACATTGCATTATCTCATTGCTCTTAGAAGAGAATTAAATATTGATGTGAGAGAGGGGGATACAGGCAATGTGCAGCGGAATAGACAAGAAAGCCTGTCAGACTTTACACCAGCCAGCTCTGCTGTACGCCAGTCCGCTTTAGActaggaggggaaaaaaaaatcacttagcaGTTGATGTCATGAAGCCCACACAGAGCTGACTCCCTCCCCCAGAATTGCTATCTTTAACCTGCATATCTTCAAAGCGGGGAAGAGGTTAATGGTGCAAGAGGCTAGTTGTATGAAGAGAAGCTGTTTTATTGTGTAAATGCTGCATTGTGACTAAAGCACAAAAAATACGGAACCTGAGCATCACAATGCTGATCCCAAACCACTGCCATTGCTGAAGAATTCATGAGTTAATAGCTATTTTCCTCCATTGACTGTGCTTAGTTTTCGGTTACATGTAGTGCTGCAAAGACGTTGGATGCATCCTATAATTGCCATATACAAGCTTTCTCCTAGTACTATGAGCAGCGGGTGTAATTAAATGTGCTGTAAAAGACTGCAATATGTACTATTTGTTCTACTGTTAAAGTTTTGTATTCTAAGTCAGTACTCATCAGTAATAATCTGATTTACAGAACAGGCAGCATACTACGTTTACAGGCCCAGGGCACTTACTGTACCAGAAAGTGGCATTTGCTGAATAACTGGATTGTAATGAGGATTACTGTATGAAA
This window harbors:
- the TMEM271 gene encoding transmembrane protein 271 — protein: MKWGVRGACAALSSCFLLACALSAAAVGLKCFSLGSELKGEPFRLGTAAGAFYSGLLLSAGLSLLGSALLCCREDASGESKPGSQNFLLLGVLVFMLGVLSAFAGAVIDGDTVSLVERKYSHFCLQQPTPGAGSSTTKCQKLKDYQRGLVISTIFNSLECLLGLINLLLVKNYKSSQQRRRRRRRYGGRRYQRQNRGSIFSNEEHDFSPGDFPFQTVSYINVGVFHLFDEAGVEVHCGGHPSLELPGYSPMDPDLNPSYPYCYPLPNEQPPPYDEIYPATEMCSSSTTTT